A genomic segment from Candidatus Methylacidiphilales bacterium encodes:
- a CDS encoding glycosyltransferase family 4 protein, translating to MKIAILSRWLWQEYSRAGQRWEGTLIDLLLALQQRGHQIFALSQSHDFLGQPLKKICSVPNAPFDLWLVPLKNRHHHWSIIDKLAKPFVSERKAFTDAHWLKQWIQSIPKPDLLWIYGEKSDAIPYFLSKTILRAPLPPACLQINAFPCHVTPQKITFEKRNFFYSVWNQATCLAVNSSLSEKILSTQYRIPQKKMLRYRVNLTHRHLALSATPRTTAASSNTLLYIGGLSPLKAPDLVMEVIERHKASFQNWHLRFRCIMPTTEGLTPFASSVLERAKILESQGLVQIDSRLDPESIAQAIQSASLIIVPSRIETFSRVALEALLNARPVIISSQAGAAEVIEMSQAGLVFSSGSSDALFQAITTWQQQRTTFETRALHASKLVAAEYHPLSCAEIWEEIFTKTTSSISSESKF from the coding sequence ATGAAAATCGCAATCCTCTCCCGCTGGCTCTGGCAAGAATACTCCCGCGCCGGACAACGCTGGGAAGGCACGCTAATTGATCTCCTCCTCGCCCTCCAGCAACGCGGTCATCAAATCTTTGCTCTATCCCAAAGTCATGACTTTCTCGGGCAGCCCCTAAAAAAAATATGCTCTGTGCCCAATGCGCCTTTCGACCTTTGGCTCGTCCCACTAAAAAATCGTCACCACCACTGGAGCATAATAGATAAGCTCGCAAAACCTTTCGTCTCTGAACGAAAAGCCTTCACCGATGCCCACTGGCTTAAACAGTGGATCCAATCCATTCCCAAGCCCGACCTGCTGTGGATCTACGGAGAGAAAAGCGACGCCATCCCATACTTCCTGTCAAAAACCATACTGCGAGCGCCACTGCCTCCAGCCTGCCTTCAAATCAATGCATTTCCATGCCACGTCACTCCACAAAAGATCACTTTCGAAAAACGCAATTTTTTCTATTCAGTCTGGAATCAAGCCACTTGCCTGGCCGTCAACTCGTCCTTATCTGAAAAAATCCTCTCCACCCAATATCGCATCCCTCAAAAAAAAATGCTTCGTTATCGTGTGAACTTAACTCATCGTCACCTCGCGCTTTCGGCTACACCTCGCACCACGGCAGCTTCCTCGAACACACTCCTATACATTGGCGGCCTCAGTCCACTCAAGGCACCTGACCTAGTGATGGAGGTCATCGAACGACACAAGGCCAGCTTTCAGAATTGGCATTTGCGTTTTCGGTGCATCATGCCGACGACTGAAGGCCTCACGCCTTTTGCCAGCTCTGTTCTTGAACGAGCTAAAATTCTCGAATCTCAAGGACTCGTTCAGATTGATTCTCGACTTGATCCAGAGAGCATTGCCCAAGCAATACAGTCAGCCTCCTTAATTATCGTGCCGTCTCGCATCGAGACGTTTTCTCGTGTCGCTCTTGAAGCGCTATTGAATGCGCGACCCGTTATCATCTCCTCTCAAGCAGGCGCCGCTGAAGTGATCGAGATGTCCCAAGCTGGGCTTGTCTTTTCAAGCGGCTCAAGCGACGCCCTGTTTCAGGCGATTACGACGTGGCAGCAGCAACGCACAACTTTTGAAACGCGCGCTCTTCATGCTTCGAAACTGGTAGCTGCGGAGTATCACCCTCTCTCCTGCGCTGAAATTTGGGAAGAAATTTTTACGAAAACAACTTCCTCCATAAGCTCCGAATCAAAATTTTAA
- a CDS encoding glycosyltransferase has protein sequence MSLDFSIETPFVTLVTPTYNQGRTIRQTIESVLSQSYPHFEYWVIDGASTDDTLQILSDYRSDPRLHVISEPDRGQSDALEKGLKRSHGLLWNWINSDDYLLPDALLSLHETYQRFPEARIFSGITEEFEEGQPEKLNPIRLQLRSDPSHSIAVGVFCQPSTFWKTETVRALGGIHPALHYVMDWHLWVRYLCEYGHEGIALIPQALARFRKHPQSKSISQGSGFHAEAATIYRALLERARAPETFYSELPSAFSKESIFPSALTFRCFSAKSFLKAYADKKIRIFHKRGDHRAALHWLWISLRKAGGLTLWRLKILIRSLWRKLFS, from the coding sequence ATGTCGCTCGACTTTAGCATTGAAACGCCTTTCGTCACACTCGTCACCCCTACTTACAACCAAGGCAGGACTATACGCCAGACTATTGAATCCGTCCTCTCACAATCTTATCCGCATTTTGAATACTGGGTCATAGATGGCGCTAGCACGGATGACACTCTGCAAATCTTGAGCGACTATCGCTCTGACCCGCGTCTGCACGTCATTTCAGAGCCCGATCGCGGCCAATCCGATGCGCTTGAAAAAGGCTTAAAACGTTCCCACGGACTCCTTTGGAACTGGATAAACAGCGATGACTACTTACTTCCCGATGCGCTTTTATCCCTGCACGAAACGTATCAGCGTTTTCCCGAGGCGCGGATTTTCTCTGGGATCACTGAGGAATTTGAGGAGGGGCAACCAGAAAAATTAAACCCGATCCGTTTACAGCTACGAAGTGATCCATCACACAGCATAGCGGTTGGCGTTTTCTGTCAACCCAGCACCTTTTGGAAAACGGAGACCGTTCGAGCCTTGGGCGGCATCCATCCAGCGCTTCACTACGTGATGGATTGGCATCTGTGGGTGCGTTACCTCTGTGAATACGGCCATGAAGGGATAGCGTTGATTCCACAAGCATTGGCGCGGTTTCGGAAGCATCCTCAGTCAAAGAGCATCTCACAAGGGAGTGGATTTCATGCTGAGGCGGCGACAATTTATCGAGCTTTGCTAGAGCGCGCACGTGCTCCGGAAACATTTTATTCTGAGTTGCCCTCAGCCTTTTCCAAAGAAAGCATTTTCCCTTCTGCACTGACGTTTCGCTGTTTTTCAGCAAAATCGTTTTTGAAAGCGTATGCTGATAAAAAAATTCGCATCTTTCATAAACGTGGTGATCACCGCGCGGCTCTACATTGGCTATGGATCAGCCTTCGCAAAGCTGGTGGGTTGACGCTGTGGCGGCTTAAAATTTTGATTCGGAGCTTATGGAGGAAGTTGTTTTCGTAA
- a CDS encoding class I SAM-dependent RNA methyltransferase, producing MAGNKMLERTELGDNKDLRSEIKPGHEFQVTIENLSNDGSGIARHAGFVLFVPYTIPGECAKVRVTKVHRNYAEAELLAITHPSEDRTQPVCSYFQRCGGCQYQHLRYEAQLYYKRNQVVELLERLGGIQKASEKVAATIPSPAIYGYRNKITPHFNRSKRQAADAPPALGFLKRGSRHEIVDIESCAIATDAVNAGLAELRQQFLKNWRDYRRGATLLIRESDEGVVTDSRRTVSQTVCGIRLQFPAGDFFQNNRSILNSFVEYVVQEAKGADYLVDAYCGSGLFALCGAKYFKQVFGVEISPQAVERARENARINGISHVEFRLGDAASLFRALEIDGANAAMIIDPPRRGCDEAFLAQAIAFSARRVVYVSCYPPTQIRDMRSFLENGYELVRITPFDLFPQTKHVETVMTLDRKKTE from the coding sequence GTGGCGGGAAACAAAATGCTGGAACGGACGGAGCTCGGCGACAATAAAGACCTCCGTAGCGAGATAAAGCCTGGACATGAGTTTCAGGTGACAATTGAAAATCTATCCAACGACGGGTCAGGAATTGCGCGGCATGCGGGCTTTGTGTTGTTTGTGCCATATACCATTCCAGGAGAGTGTGCAAAGGTGCGCGTTACAAAGGTGCACCGCAATTACGCAGAGGCTGAATTGCTAGCTATTACCCACCCATCTGAAGATCGGACGCAACCTGTCTGCTCATATTTTCAGCGATGCGGAGGTTGCCAATATCAACACCTTCGTTACGAGGCTCAGCTCTATTACAAGCGAAACCAGGTAGTGGAATTACTCGAGCGACTGGGCGGAATCCAGAAGGCCTCTGAAAAAGTCGCTGCGACCATCCCCTCGCCTGCCATCTACGGCTATCGCAATAAGATCACTCCACATTTTAATCGTTCCAAACGACAGGCGGCAGATGCGCCTCCGGCTTTAGGTTTTTTGAAAAGGGGCAGCCGTCATGAGATTGTGGATATTGAGTCATGTGCGATTGCAACAGATGCTGTGAATGCAGGCCTGGCTGAATTGAGGCAGCAATTTTTGAAAAATTGGCGAGATTATCGCCGTGGCGCGACTTTACTGATTCGGGAGTCGGATGAGGGCGTGGTGACGGATTCGCGCAGGACGGTGAGTCAAACGGTGTGCGGCATTCGATTGCAGTTTCCGGCTGGCGATTTTTTTCAAAACAATCGTTCGATTCTAAACTCTTTCGTAGAATATGTTGTGCAGGAAGCTAAAGGTGCAGATTATCTCGTGGATGCGTATTGTGGGTCGGGGCTTTTTGCGTTGTGCGGTGCAAAATATTTCAAGCAGGTCTTCGGGGTGGAGATCAGTCCTCAGGCTGTTGAGAGAGCGCGAGAGAATGCGCGGATTAATGGGATTAGCCACGTGGAATTTCGTTTGGGCGATGCGGCTTCGCTATTTCGGGCTTTAGAGATCGATGGAGCCAATGCTGCTATGATTATCGATCCGCCGCGACGAGGGTGTGATGAGGCGTTTCTGGCTCAGGCGATAGCTTTTTCGGCTAGACGTGTGGTCTATGTGTCGTGTTATCCGCCGACTCAAATACGAGATATGAGAAGTTTTTTGGAAAACGGGTATGAACTGGTGCGGATTACGCCGTTTGATCTCTTTCCGCAAACAAAGCATGTCGAGACGGTGATGACGCTGGATCGGAAGAAAACAGAATGA
- a CDS encoding DUF4339 domain-containing protein translates to MSTANIHMSRAFVEFGPFTLEEFHTFKNRGILRDTDYFRKEGESHWMHVAEFALSHPLEAPSKTKTNKSSSTSKTSTTKPANTSSKAAASPSKTTSKSSSAQSAGAKKGRA, encoded by the coding sequence ATGAGCACTGCCAATATCCACATGAGCCGGGCTTTTGTTGAATTCGGCCCCTTCACACTCGAAGAATTCCATACCTTCAAAAATCGTGGCATCCTCCGCGACACCGACTACTTCCGCAAAGAAGGCGAATCCCACTGGATGCACGTCGCAGAATTTGCACTTTCGCATCCACTCGAAGCTCCGAGTAAAACTAAGACCAACAAATCCTCATCTACCAGCAAAACAAGCACCACAAAACCTGCAAACACCTCCTCCAAAGCCGCTGCATCTCCATCTAAGACGACCTCCAAATCTTCTTCTGCTCAATCAGCAGGGGCTAAAAAAGGTCGCGCATGA
- a CDS encoding glycosyltransferase family 4 protein: MLLIFTSHPIQYQAPLWGKLAESNAIPFEVLFLSSRGACRYFDPEFQRDIAWDIPMLEGYSYTILNAPERPDHSSAATFRNSFEDILLKKKVTHLWVHGWAPWPMREAIHIAHNQKIKIWLTAENHNLGNPSSLRIALKKIFLSPIFRKIDTFLVIGSANHAFYKSFSISDSRLVRFPYSVDNDRFHAQSQTLRPIRLEIRQRWHIPPHAYCALFCGKLIPKKRPTDLIAAARLCMRQNPSRPIHLLFCGTGPLKKTLTQTCSIAYDAESPQATPQKKHDHPQASFIGFLNQTEIPQAYVAADCLVLPSDYRETWGLVVNEAMASDCPAIISDQCGCAPDLAVIPPNRSYPCGDVSALAQAMLSLHTSATSPHQLYHKLSAAGHHYTHLVDQIRRLYSSTPS; this comes from the coding sequence ATGCTTCTCATCTTCACTTCTCATCCTATTCAGTATCAAGCTCCCCTCTGGGGCAAATTAGCTGAATCAAACGCGATACCGTTTGAAGTCCTCTTTCTTTCTTCTCGCGGCGCCTGCCGCTACTTCGATCCCGAATTTCAGCGCGACATCGCTTGGGATATCCCCATGCTCGAAGGCTATTCCTACACGATCCTCAACGCCCCTGAACGCCCAGATCATAGCTCGGCTGCCACTTTCAGAAATTCATTTGAAGACATCCTTCTCAAAAAAAAAGTCACCCACCTCTGGGTCCACGGTTGGGCGCCGTGGCCGATGCGAGAAGCCATACATATTGCCCACAATCAAAAAATCAAAATATGGCTCACAGCCGAAAATCACAACCTCGGAAACCCCTCCTCCCTCCGCATCGCACTTAAAAAAATCTTCCTCTCCCCCATCTTTCGCAAAATAGACACCTTCCTCGTTATCGGCTCAGCCAACCACGCCTTCTACAAAAGCTTCTCTATCTCCGACTCACGCCTAGTTCGTTTCCCCTACAGCGTCGATAACGACCGTTTTCACGCCCAATCTCAAACCCTGCGCCCGATCCGCCTCGAAATTCGTCAGCGCTGGCACATTCCCCCCCACGCCTACTGCGCCCTATTCTGCGGAAAACTCATCCCCAAAAAACGTCCTACCGATCTCATCGCTGCCGCACGACTCTGCATGCGACAAAACCCATCGCGCCCAATTCATCTCCTTTTTTGCGGCACAGGACCGCTCAAAAAAACATTAACACAAACCTGCTCCATCGCTTATGACGCCGAGTCGCCCCAAGCCACACCTCAAAAAAAACACGACCACCCGCAGGCCTCTTTCATCGGATTTCTAAACCAAACCGAAATCCCCCAAGCTTATGTCGCAGCAGACTGCCTCGTCTTGCCCAGCGACTATCGCGAGACATGGGGACTCGTCGTCAATGAAGCCATGGCCAGCGACTGCCCTGCGATCATCAGCGATCAATGTGGTTGCGCCCCTGATCTCGCCGTCATCCCACCCAACCGCAGCTACCCTTGCGGTGACGTCTCAGCACTAGCACAAGCGATGCTCTCCCTGCACACATCAGCCACTTCCCCACACCAACTCTATCACAAACTCAGCGCCGCCGGTCACCACTACACTCATCTTGTAGATCAAATCCGAAGACTTTATTCGTCGACACCCAGTTAA